A part of Brachybacterium faecium DSM 4810 genomic DNA contains:
- a CDS encoding amino acid ABC transporter membrane protein (PFAM: Binding-protein-dependent transport system inner membrane component~TIGRFAM: amine acid ABC transporter, permease protein, 3-TM region, His/Glu/Gln/Arg/opine family), producing the protein MTTTQTPAPAEPQGYTPIRAKAAPRPGTWVSAVVVALLVLGLVVFLVRNPVLEWGTVATYLFDIKVVQGVGWTLLLTLLSMVLGTVVALTAAIMRRSDNAVLRGVSWAYIFVFRGIPVYTQLVFWGLFTVIVPKIVIGVPFGPELLSFSTRDLLTAFWAAVIGLGLNEGAYLAEIIRSGLNSVDTGQTEASKALGMSNGKILRRIIVPQAMRVIVPPLGNETIGMLKTTSLVLAVPFTLDLTFATNGIANKLFTPIPLLIVAALWYLAITSVLMVGQYYLERYFGRGFDVRTPATGRGGRSRQAAVNSAGTTPKDPLPEVEQ; encoded by the coding sequence GTGACCACCACCCAGACCCCCGCCCCTGCCGAGCCGCAGGGCTACACCCCGATCCGCGCCAAGGCCGCCCCGCGCCCCGGCACCTGGGTCTCCGCCGTCGTCGTGGCCCTGCTGGTGCTCGGCCTGGTGGTGTTCCTGGTGCGCAACCCGGTGCTCGAATGGGGCACCGTCGCCACCTACCTCTTCGACATCAAGGTGGTCCAGGGCGTCGGCTGGACGCTGCTGCTGACCCTGCTGTCGATGGTGCTGGGCACCGTCGTGGCCCTCACCGCCGCGATCATGCGCCGCAGCGACAACGCGGTGCTGCGCGGGGTGAGCTGGGCATACATCTTCGTGTTCCGCGGGATCCCGGTGTACACCCAGCTCGTGTTCTGGGGCCTGTTCACCGTGATCGTCCCCAAGATCGTGATCGGCGTGCCCTTCGGCCCGGAGCTGCTGAGCTTCTCCACCCGCGACCTGCTCACCGCCTTCTGGGCGGCCGTGATCGGCCTGGGCCTGAACGAGGGCGCCTACCTCGCCGAGATCATCCGCTCCGGCCTGAACTCCGTGGACACCGGGCAGACGGAGGCCTCCAAGGCCCTGGGCATGAGCAACGGGAAGATCCTGCGCCGCATCATCGTCCCGCAGGCCATGCGCGTGATCGTGCCGCCGCTGGGCAACGAGACCATCGGCATGCTGAAGACCACCTCGCTGGTGCTCGCCGTGCCCTTCACCCTCGACCTCACCTTCGCCACCAACGGCATCGCGAACAAGCTGTTCACCCCCATCCCGCTGCTCATCGTGGCGGCGCTGTGGTACCTCGCGATCACCTCGGTGCTGATGGTGGGCCAGTACTACCTCGAGCGCTACTTCGGCCGCGGCTTCGACGTCCGCACCCCCGCCACCGGCCGCGGCGGACGCTCCCGTCAGGCCGCCGTGAACAGCGCCGGCACCACCCCGAAGGATCCGCTCCCGGAGGTGGAGCAGTGA
- a CDS encoding amino acid-binding protein (PFAM: Bacterial extracellular solute-binding proteins, family 3), which produces MTSHRPRRRALLRAAPLALATAALTPALASCTRASERLDAESNAVPEVDLTGIDEVPEISALVPEEIRERGELVNGAALNYAPGEFVGSSGEAIGYDMDILAAVGAVLGLSTRTEAAVFAQIIPAVGSTYDVGISSFTVNEERLEAVTMVSYFQAGISYAVKAGNPYDIHPDELCGKRVALQVGTFQEELSIARSQECRDADEPAYDMLAYASNSDAATNVAGGKGDILMADSPVTAYAIARSRGTLEAIGDIEESALNGIVVAKDQPELAEALRAAVQHLIDTGHMERILAAWGNDAGLIPTAEVNPQP; this is translated from the coding sequence GTGACTTCGCACCGCCCCCGCCGCCGCGCCCTGCTGCGCGCAGCGCCCCTGGCCCTGGCCACCGCTGCGCTGACCCCGGCGCTGGCCTCCTGCACCCGCGCCTCCGAGCGCCTGGACGCCGAGTCCAACGCCGTGCCCGAGGTGGACCTGACCGGCATCGACGAGGTCCCCGAGATCTCCGCCCTGGTGCCCGAGGAGATCCGGGAGCGCGGCGAGCTCGTCAACGGCGCCGCGCTGAACTACGCGCCGGGCGAGTTCGTCGGCTCCTCCGGGGAGGCGATCGGCTACGACATGGACATCCTCGCCGCGGTCGGTGCGGTGCTGGGGCTGTCCACCCGCACCGAGGCCGCGGTGTTCGCGCAGATCATCCCCGCCGTCGGCTCCACCTACGACGTCGGCATCTCGAGCTTCACCGTCAACGAGGAGCGGCTCGAGGCGGTGACCATGGTGTCCTACTTCCAGGCGGGCATCTCCTACGCCGTCAAGGCCGGCAACCCCTACGACATCCACCCCGACGAGCTCTGCGGCAAGCGGGTGGCCCTCCAGGTGGGCACCTTCCAGGAGGAGCTGTCCATCGCACGCTCCCAGGAATGCCGCGACGCGGACGAGCCCGCCTATGACATGCTCGCCTACGCCTCGAACTCCGATGCGGCGACCAACGTCGCCGGAGGCAAGGGCGACATCCTCATGGCCGACTCCCCGGTCACCGCCTACGCCATCGCCCGCTCCCGCGGGACCCTCGAGGCGATCGGCGACATCGAGGAATCGGCGCTGAACGGCATCGTCGTCGCCAAGGACCAGCCCGAGCTGGCCGAGGCGCTCCGCGCCGCCGTGCAGCACCTCATCGACACCGGCCACATGGAGCGCATCCTCGCTGCATGGGGCAACGACGCAGGCCTGATCCCGACCGCGGAAGTGAATCCCCAGCCGTGA
- a CDS encoding amino acid ABC transporter ATP-binding protein (PFAM: ABC transporter), which yields MMQNRENSTGSVPRPVIQLEGVHKSFGPLHVLKGCDLTVRAGEVAVLVGPSGSGKSTLLRCINQLEEPSAGRVLVDGEVQGYQPDPLPDGRWQKLSSAQIAVQRSRIGMVFQRFHLFPHLTALGNVMEAPVQVRGLPKAAAEKKARALLERVGLADRADHYPSELSGGQQQRVAIARALAMDPELMLFDEPTSALDPELVSEVLTVLKDLAADGMTMVVVTHEMAFAREVADQVVFMDEGSILERGTPEQVIDHPTSERLKGFLASVL from the coding sequence ATGATGCAGAACCGCGAGAACTCCACGGGCTCGGTCCCCCGTCCCGTCATCCAGCTCGAGGGCGTCCACAAGTCCTTCGGCCCGCTGCACGTGCTCAAGGGCTGCGACCTCACCGTCCGCGCGGGCGAGGTGGCGGTGCTGGTGGGCCCCTCCGGCTCGGGCAAGTCCACCCTGCTGCGCTGCATCAACCAGCTCGAGGAGCCCAGCGCCGGGCGCGTGCTCGTCGACGGCGAGGTGCAGGGCTACCAGCCGGACCCGCTGCCCGACGGCCGCTGGCAGAAGCTCTCCTCCGCACAGATCGCCGTGCAGCGCTCCCGCATCGGCATGGTCTTCCAGCGCTTCCACCTGTTCCCGCACCTCACCGCGCTCGGCAACGTCATGGAGGCGCCGGTGCAGGTGCGCGGACTGCCCAAGGCCGCGGCGGAGAAGAAGGCGCGCGCCCTGCTGGAGCGGGTGGGCCTGGCCGACCGCGCCGACCACTACCCCTCGGAGCTCTCCGGCGGGCAGCAGCAGCGGGTCGCGATCGCGCGGGCGCTGGCGATGGATCCGGAGCTGATGCTCTTCGACGAGCCCACCAGCGCCCTCGACCCGGAGCTGGTCTCCGAGGTGCTCACGGTGCTCAAGGACCTCGCGGCCGACGGGATGACCATGGTCGTGGTCACCCACGAGATGGCCTTCGCCCGAGAGGTCGCCGACCAGGTGGTGTTCATGGACGAGGGGAGCATCCTCGAGCGCGGCACTCCCGAGCAGGTCATCGACCACCCCACCTCCGAACGCCTGAAGGGCTTCCTCGCCTCCGTCCTCTGA
- a CDS encoding 1-acyl-sn-glycerol-3-phosphate acyltransferase (PFAM: Acyltransferase~TIGRFAM: 1-acyl-sn-glycerol-3-phosphate acyltransferases) — MTSQDTPQEPPRPQDGTTPHGTAPGGTAPGDAGAERSETAPPTRSAGARMQDATSRAADDLRDRSKRLLGSLSARSRGEGWEKPEGELAKYRSRWRAGMRFVLQRVVFRAVVNSAVTPEVQVHRRVKSIRGPFVLVANHTSHVDGPLLAMSLPWTQARFLCTGAATDYWFDHWYRRIFVRTMLNAFPIDRGGSRKHSGTSRKLLRSGVPILVFPEGGRQTTGTMAEFKPGAAALAIGVGVPVVPAAIIGGYEAMPKGRYWPVSGRPPVRVVFGDPMISHEDESAVEFSARIRAEVKDLYDEHHDEVLGAGARGEEESA, encoded by the coding sequence TTGACCTCGCAGGACACTCCGCAGGAGCCGCCGCGCCCGCAGGACGGCACCACCCCTCACGGCACCGCGCCCGGCGGCACCGCGCCCGGCGATGCCGGCGCCGAGCGCTCCGAGACCGCCCCGCCCACCCGCTCCGCCGGGGCGCGCATGCAGGATGCGACCTCGCGAGCGGCCGACGATCTCCGGGACCGCTCCAAGCGCCTGCTGGGCTCGCTCTCGGCCCGCTCCCGCGGCGAGGGCTGGGAGAAGCCGGAGGGCGAGCTGGCGAAGTACCGCTCGCGCTGGCGGGCCGGGATGCGGTTCGTGCTGCAGCGCGTGGTGTTCCGCGCCGTGGTGAACTCCGCGGTCACCCCCGAGGTGCAGGTGCATCGCCGGGTGAAGAGCATCCGCGGCCCCTTCGTGCTGGTCGCGAACCACACCAGCCATGTGGACGGCCCGCTGCTCGCGATGAGCCTGCCGTGGACCCAGGCGCGGTTCCTGTGCACGGGCGCGGCGACGGACTACTGGTTCGACCACTGGTACCGGCGGATCTTCGTCCGCACCATGCTCAACGCCTTCCCCATCGACCGGGGAGGCTCCCGCAAGCATTCCGGCACGTCCCGCAAGCTCCTGCGCTCCGGGGTGCCGATCCTGGTGTTCCCCGAGGGGGGCCGCCAGACGACCGGCACCATGGCGGAGTTCAAGCCCGGCGCGGCGGCGCTCGCGATCGGCGTGGGCGTGCCCGTCGTCCCGGCCGCCATCATCGGGGGGTACGAGGCGATGCCGAAGGGGCGCTACTGGCCGGTGTCGGGGCGCCCGCCGGTGCGGGTCGTCTTCGGCGATCCGATGATCTCCCACGAGGACGAATCCGCGGTCGAGTTCTCGGCCCGGATCCGTGCCGAGGTGAAGGACCTGTACGACGAGCATCACGACGAGGTCCTGGGCGCGGGCGCCCGGGGCGAGGAGGAATCCGCATGA
- a CDS encoding ABC-type multidrug transport system, ATPase and permease component (PFAM: ABC transporter transmembrane region; ABC transporter), protein MTAPKNSSPGPEETAPAVGSHTPATPAGDEAAAAAEIAAEKDAERGLRPGQSAKNFWPSTKRMLREMGPERYYLLAAIAVGVVSVAFSVVGPRILGRATDIIFTGLISKNLPAGADPADVVAQLREDGQEQFADMLSGMTLTPGEGIDFGALHQTLALAVGLFAVSALLMWLQGLALNRIIVRMVYRLRRDVEEKLHRLPLAYFDRMKRGEILSRVTNDIDNIQNTLMNTVTGLVNSILTVCGVLLMMLTISWQLSLIALAVIPVALVLTGVVGKRAQKLFAQQWDATGVVNSEVEEAYTGHALVTVFGRRDEITARFEERNENLFRATFGAQFVSSLIMPLMMFVGNLSYVAVAIVGGLRIVSGQLTLGDVQAFIQYSRQFTQPLSQVASMATMLQSGVASAERVFELLDAEEQEPETTEDTAAAGIREGRVEFEHVRFSYTPERELIRDLSLIADPGHTVAIVGPTGAGKTTLVNLVMRFYEVDGGRITIDGIDIRDLTRAQLRERTGMVLQDTWLFKGSLRENIRYGRLDATDEEVIEAARATHVDDFARQLPEGYDTVVDDDETSLSAGEKQLVTIARAFLARPSLLILDEATSSVDTRTEVLVQNAMNRLRQGRTSFVIAHRLSTIRDADLILVMEDGDIVEQGDHDELLALGGAYARLYRSQFEGAAVDIDAEEELAGHGAEEEAPTTTGGMALGG, encoded by the coding sequence ATGACCGCGCCGAAGAACAGCTCGCCCGGCCCCGAGGAGACCGCCCCGGCCGTCGGCTCCCACACCCCTGCGACCCCGGCGGGGGACGAGGCCGCCGCCGCTGCGGAGATCGCCGCGGAGAAGGACGCCGAGCGCGGGCTGCGCCCCGGGCAGAGCGCGAAGAACTTCTGGCCCTCCACCAAGCGCATGCTGCGCGAGATGGGGCCGGAGCGCTACTACCTCCTCGCCGCGATCGCCGTGGGGGTGGTCTCGGTGGCGTTCAGCGTGGTGGGCCCGCGCATCCTGGGCCGCGCCACCGACATCATCTTCACCGGCCTGATCTCGAAGAACCTCCCGGCCGGCGCCGATCCCGCGGACGTCGTCGCGCAGCTGCGCGAGGACGGCCAGGAGCAGTTCGCGGACATGCTCTCGGGCATGACCCTCACCCCGGGCGAGGGCATCGACTTCGGGGCCCTGCACCAGACCCTCGCGCTCGCGGTGGGCCTGTTCGCCGTCTCCGCGCTGCTGATGTGGCTGCAGGGCCTGGCGCTGAACCGGATCATCGTGCGGATGGTCTACCGGCTGCGCCGCGATGTGGAGGAGAAGCTGCACCGGCTGCCGCTGGCCTACTTCGACCGGATGAAGCGCGGCGAGATCCTCTCCCGCGTCACCAACGACATCGACAACATCCAGAACACCCTGATGAACACCGTCACGGGGCTCGTGAACTCGATCCTCACCGTGTGCGGCGTGCTGCTGATGATGCTCACCATCTCGTGGCAGCTCTCCCTCATCGCGCTCGCCGTGATCCCGGTGGCGCTGGTGCTCACGGGCGTGGTCGGCAAGCGGGCGCAGAAGCTGTTCGCCCAGCAGTGGGACGCCACCGGCGTGGTGAACTCCGAGGTGGAGGAGGCGTACACCGGGCACGCGCTGGTGACCGTCTTCGGCCGACGGGACGAGATCACCGCCCGCTTCGAGGAGCGCAACGAGAACCTGTTCCGCGCCACCTTCGGCGCGCAGTTCGTCTCCTCGCTGATCATGCCGCTGATGATGTTCGTGGGGAACCTGTCCTACGTGGCGGTGGCGATCGTGGGCGGGCTGCGGATCGTCTCCGGGCAGCTGACCCTCGGCGATGTGCAGGCCTTCATCCAGTACTCGCGCCAGTTCACCCAGCCGCTGTCCCAGGTCGCCTCGATGGCCACCATGCTGCAGTCCGGCGTGGCCAGCGCCGAGCGGGTCTTCGAGCTGCTGGACGCCGAGGAGCAGGAGCCGGAGACCACCGAGGACACCGCCGCCGCGGGCATCCGCGAGGGCCGGGTCGAGTTCGAGCACGTGCGCTTCTCCTACACCCCCGAGCGGGAGCTGATCCGGGACCTGTCCCTGATCGCGGATCCGGGGCACACCGTCGCGATCGTGGGGCCGACGGGGGCGGGCAAGACCACCCTGGTCAACCTCGTGATGCGGTTCTACGAGGTCGACGGCGGCCGGATCACGATCGACGGCATCGACATCCGTGACCTCACCCGCGCCCAGCTGCGCGAGCGCACCGGCATGGTCCTGCAGGACACCTGGCTGTTCAAGGGCTCGCTGCGGGAGAACATCCGCTACGGCCGGCTGGATGCGACCGACGAGGAGGTGATCGAGGCCGCCCGCGCCACCCACGTGGACGACTTCGCCCGCCAGCTGCCCGAGGGCTACGACACGGTCGTGGACGACGACGAGACCTCCCTCTCGGCCGGGGAGAAGCAGCTGGTCACGATCGCGCGCGCCTTCCTGGCCCGGCCCAGCCTGCTGATCCTCGACGAGGCCACCTCAAGCGTGGACACCCGCACCGAGGTGCTCGTGCAGAACGCGATGAACCGGCTGCGGCAGGGGCGCACGAGCTTCGTGATCGCCCACCGCCTGTCCACCATCCGCGACGCGGACCTGATCCTCGTGATGGAGGACGGCGACATCGTCGAGCAGGGCGATCACGACGAGCTGCTCGCGCTCGGCGGGGCCTACGCCCGGCTGTACCGCTCGCAGTTCGAGGGTGCGGCGGTGGACATCGACGCGGAGGAGGAGCTCGCGGGCCACGGCGCCGAGGAGGAGGCGCCGACGACGACCGGCGGGATGGCGCTGGGCGGCTGA
- a CDS encoding HAD-superfamily subfamily IB hydrolase, TIGR01490 (PFAM: Male sterility protein~TIGRFAM: Haloacid Dehalogenase superfamily, subfamily IB, phosphoserine phosphatase-like; HAD-superfamily subfamily IB hydrolase, TIGR01490): protein MTHSTSPAAQPAAGGSTSGDRRILLTGVTGFLGQAVLRSLLETTQDVHVTAVVRPKGSLTGRRRLEQLLRKPVFSSWAELLEAESAGADGQAALDGKARLKEIFDTRVSVLEGDLTDMPAITDPVDVVIHSASSVSFDPPIDEAFRTNVGGARNLYEALLASGQDPHVIHVSTAYVGGISKGLRQEGSLQADVDWRAEYEAALAARARVEAESRKPETLRSQIRAAKLKVGRMGPKTVASASEGARREWVDQRLIDFGRTRAQSVGWTDIYTFTKAMAEQVAEELWAANGHRVSFVRPSIIESAMTKPFPGWIDGYKVADPLIMAYARGALPEFPGLADSILDVIPVDHVVNVIVALATQEVSRRGDDAYYQVVSGASNPLPFHEMVTAVREYFVQHPLEDDKGRPIHVPEWSFPAVELVEQRFRAKELSAKLGSAAVAYLPATKRTREWTSGLHKATSGMTMLRKYIELYRHYTKTEMVFDDANTRALREELPAEFLATHDFDITGIVWRDYFQKQHLPAVTDLTRAYSRAKSAQKRRAARPAPELKHSENSLAVFDLDGTVLATNIVQQYFAVVRATKPRRTWPAEIGGLLAAVPGYLRADQRDRSELIRLVNRRYKGYRSADLRALMQGEAGRRIRATIRPEALETIERHRAAGHRTVLVSGALDVLVEPVADLFDEVIATHMDEDASGVMTGYLATPPLVDEARANWLRKYAAQHGADLSTSYGYGDSHADAAWLELVGTPAAVSPDLGLYAVAKKKRWQILEW, encoded by the coding sequence ATGACGCACAGCACCTCCCCCGCCGCTCAGCCCGCCGCCGGCGGCTCGACCAGCGGGGACCGTCGGATCCTGCTCACCGGCGTGACCGGCTTCCTGGGCCAGGCCGTGCTGCGTTCGCTGCTGGAGACCACCCAGGACGTGCACGTCACCGCCGTGGTGCGCCCCAAGGGCTCGCTCACCGGCCGGCGCCGGCTCGAGCAGCTGCTGCGCAAGCCCGTCTTCTCCTCCTGGGCCGAGCTGCTCGAGGCCGAGAGCGCCGGGGCCGACGGGCAGGCCGCCCTCGACGGCAAGGCCCGCCTCAAGGAGATCTTCGATACGCGGGTGAGCGTGCTCGAGGGCGATCTCACCGACATGCCCGCGATCACCGACCCGGTCGACGTGGTGATCCACTCCGCCTCCTCCGTCTCCTTCGACCCGCCGATCGACGAGGCGTTCCGCACCAACGTCGGCGGGGCCCGGAACCTCTACGAGGCGCTGCTCGCCTCGGGCCAGGACCCGCACGTCATCCACGTCTCCACCGCCTACGTCGGCGGCATCTCCAAGGGTCTGCGCCAGGAGGGCTCCCTCCAGGCCGACGTCGACTGGCGCGCCGAGTACGAGGCCGCGCTCGCGGCCCGCGCCCGCGTCGAGGCGGAGTCCCGCAAGCCCGAGACGCTGCGCTCCCAGATCCGCGCCGCGAAGCTCAAGGTGGGCCGCATGGGCCCCAAGACCGTCGCCTCCGCCTCCGAGGGCGCCCGCCGCGAGTGGGTCGACCAGCGCCTCATCGACTTCGGCCGCACCCGCGCCCAGTCCGTCGGCTGGACCGACATCTACACCTTCACCAAGGCGATGGCCGAGCAGGTCGCCGAGGAGCTGTGGGCCGCGAACGGCCACCGCGTCTCCTTCGTGCGCCCCTCGATCATCGAGTCGGCCATGACCAAGCCGTTCCCCGGCTGGATCGACGGCTACAAGGTCGCGGACCCGCTGATCATGGCGTACGCCCGCGGCGCCCTGCCCGAGTTCCCGGGTCTGGCCGATTCGATCCTCGACGTGATCCCCGTCGACCACGTGGTCAACGTGATCGTCGCGCTGGCCACCCAGGAGGTCTCCCGCCGCGGGGACGACGCCTACTACCAGGTGGTCTCCGGCGCCTCGAACCCGCTGCCCTTCCACGAGATGGTCACCGCGGTGCGCGAGTACTTCGTCCAGCACCCGCTCGAGGACGACAAGGGCCGGCCGATCCACGTGCCCGAGTGGTCCTTCCCCGCCGTGGAGCTGGTCGAGCAGCGCTTCCGCGCCAAGGAGCTCTCCGCGAAGCTCGGCTCCGCCGCCGTCGCCTACCTCCCCGCCACCAAGCGCACCCGGGAGTGGACCTCCGGCCTGCACAAGGCCACCTCGGGCATGACGATGCTGCGCAAGTACATCGAGCTGTACCGCCACTACACGAAGACCGAGATGGTCTTCGACGACGCGAACACCCGCGCGCTGCGCGAGGAGCTGCCGGCCGAGTTCCTCGCCACGCACGATTTCGACATCACCGGCATCGTGTGGCGCGACTACTTCCAGAAGCAGCACCTGCCGGCCGTCACCGACCTCACCCGCGCCTATTCGCGCGCGAAGTCCGCGCAGAAGCGCCGCGCGGCCCGGCCCGCGCCCGAGCTCAAGCACTCCGAGAACTCCCTGGCCGTGTTCGATCTCGACGGCACCGTGCTCGCCACGAACATCGTCCAGCAGTACTTCGCCGTGGTCCGGGCGACGAAGCCGCGCCGCACCTGGCCGGCCGAGATCGGCGGGCTGCTCGCCGCGGTGCCCGGCTACCTGCGGGCCGACCAGCGCGACCGCTCCGAGCTGATCCGCCTGGTCAACCGCCGCTACAAGGGCTACCGCAGCGCGGATCTGCGCGCGCTGATGCAGGGCGAGGCCGGGCGCCGGATCCGCGCCACCATCCGCCCGGAGGCGCTCGAGACGATCGAGCGTCACCGCGCCGCCGGGCACCGCACCGTGCTCGTCTCCGGCGCGCTGGACGTGCTGGTCGAGCCGGTCGCCGATCTCTTCGACGAGGTCATCGCCACCCACATGGACGAGGACGCCTCCGGGGTGATGACCGGCTACCTCGCCACTCCCCCGCTGGTCGACGAGGCCCGCGCGAACTGGCTGCGCAAGTACGCCGCCCAGCACGGCGCGGACCTGTCCACCTCCTACGGCTACGGCGACTCCCACGCGGACGCCGCCTGGCTCGAGCTCGTGGGCACCCCGGCCGCCGTCTCCCCGGACCTCGGCCTCTACGCCGTCGCGAAGAAGAAGCGCTGGCAGATCCTCGAGTGGTGA
- a CDS encoding short-chain dehydrogenase of unknown substrate specificity (PFAM: short chain dehydrogenase): MHRALITGGTAGIGAAFARAFAGRGTALVLVARDADRLDEVAAQLRRQYGVEVETLVADLSDRDAQQRVADRLETSADPVDVLVNNAGFSVKSPLLDEDLSQHDRGFEVMIRAVLKLGGAAGRGMRERGRGWIINVGSVSALVTQNNYSAIKAWVGNYSESLGVQLAGTGVQVTALMPGWVRTEFHSRAGIKGSSIPGPLWLDADRLVEDCLRDVARGRPVSIPSKRWKLIAAVLRTTPRGLVARLSALLSHRRNREK; the protein is encoded by the coding sequence ATGCATAGGGCCCTGATCACCGGCGGCACCGCAGGCATCGGGGCCGCCTTCGCCAGAGCGTTCGCGGGCCGTGGGACGGCTCTCGTGCTGGTCGCGCGGGACGCCGATCGCCTCGATGAGGTCGCCGCGCAGCTGCGTCGCCAGTACGGCGTCGAGGTCGAGACGCTCGTCGCCGACCTCTCCGACCGCGACGCCCAGCAGCGCGTCGCCGACCGCCTCGAGACCTCCGCCGACCCCGTCGACGTCCTCGTCAACAACGCCGGCTTCTCCGTGAAGTCGCCGCTGCTGGACGAGGATCTCAGCCAGCACGACCGCGGCTTCGAGGTGATGATCCGCGCCGTGCTCAAGCTCGGCGGCGCCGCCGGCCGGGGGATGCGCGAGCGAGGCCGCGGCTGGATCATCAACGTCGGCTCCGTCTCCGCGCTGGTCACCCAGAACAACTACTCCGCGATCAAGGCGTGGGTGGGCAACTACTCCGAGTCCCTGGGCGTGCAGCTGGCCGGCACCGGGGTGCAGGTCACCGCGCTCATGCCGGGCTGGGTGCGCACCGAGTTCCACTCGCGCGCCGGCATCAAGGGCTCCTCCATCCCCGGGCCGCTGTGGCTCGACGCCGATCGGCTGGTCGAGGACTGCCTGCGGGACGTCGCCCGCGGCAGGCCGGTCTCCATCCCCTCGAAGCGCTGGAAGCTGATCGCGGCCGTGCTGCGCACCACCCCGCGCGGCCTGGTCGCACGACTGAGCGCCCTGCTCAGCCATCGTCGCAACCGGGAGAAGTGA